Proteins encoded by one window of Dokdonella sp.:
- a CDS encoding tRNA (cytidine(34)-2'-O)-methyltransferase has translation MLDIVLHRPEIPPNTGNVIRLCANTGARLHLIAPLGFELDDARLRRAGLDYHEFTALHVHADLAAFVAVVAPRRLFALSTRGGVRYDSVRYADGDALMFGSETAGLPDEVLAMIEPAHRLRLPMRPGNRSLNLSNAVAVVAFEAWRQAGFAGGVWNTHAG, from the coding sequence ATGCTCGACATCGTCCTCCACCGCCCCGAGATTCCGCCCAACACCGGCAACGTGATCCGGTTGTGCGCCAACACCGGCGCGCGCCTGCACCTGATCGCACCACTCGGTTTCGAGCTGGACGATGCACGCCTGCGCCGCGCCGGGCTCGACTATCACGAGTTCACGGCACTGCATGTGCATGCGGATCTGGCCGCCTTCGTCGCCGTGGTTGCACCGCGTCGGCTGTTCGCGTTGTCCACGCGCGGCGGGGTGCGCTATGACAGCGTGCGCTATGCCGACGGTGATGCACTGATGTTCGGTTCTGAAACCGCGGGATTGCCGGATGAGGTGCTCGCCATGATCGAGCCGGCCCATCGCCTGCGCCTGCCGATGCGACCCGGCAACCGCAGCCTCAACCTGTCCAACGCGGTCGCGGTGGTCGCGTTCGAGGCGTGGCGTCAGGCGGGATTCGCGGGAGGAGTCTGGAACACACACGCAGGGTGA